In Montipora foliosa isolate CH-2021 chromosome 13, ASM3666993v2, whole genome shotgun sequence, one DNA window encodes the following:
- the LOC137982660 gene encoding putative nuclease HARBI1 isoform X2: MAAERGGVDVMLVLSLIEADDGVVENEMLLEDDDSTLLFTAVIPFMRRSLNRVEGFYTDTLPTYSMDEFKGHFRMTRATCEALVREIVATGNIPIGNRFGRESIDPTKQVMIYLWCMANQEVTRLVADRFNVTFSSVTRILERVTKALLRLRRQFIKWPGNAQLQETADSFEASGGIPGIVGAIDGTLIQIRAPLHDSESYVCRKKFYALQLQVVCDDNLMFLDAMTGWPGSVHDSRVLRNSNLFATAGQKFDSDKHLLGDGGYPLLPWLIVPFRDNGRLTANQRKFNKAQSSLRQAVERAIGLLKGRWRKLLYLDHLDVKLMAKLIMAACVLHNFCLMLDDYDNSYFLPGDGNHDDEDDGGDGGLSAIQQQRIAERKRNHLMDVLCM; this comes from the exons atggcggctgaacGTGGAGGTGTAGATGTGATGCTTGTCTTAAGTTTAATAGAGGCTGATGACGGTGTCGTTGAAAATGAAATGCTGTTAGAAGACGATGATAGTACACTCCTCTTTACTGCCGTTATTCCGTTTATGAGACGGAGTCTGAACAGGGTTGAAGGTTTTTATACAGATACGTTGCCCACATATTCTATGGACGAATTCAAAGGGCATTTTCGAATGACAAGAGCAACGTGTGAAGCTTTAGTGAGAGAAATAGTGGCCACAGGAAACATTCCCATTGGCAACCGTTTTGGCAGAGAGTCCATTGACCCAACGAAGCAGGTGATGATATACCTGTGGTGTATGGCAAATCAAGAAGTAACTCGACTTGTCGCCGACAGGTTTAACGTAACGTTCAGCTCCGTAACAAGGATCTTGGAAAGAGTGACTAAGGCCTTGCTTAGGTTAAGAAGACAGTTTATCAAATGGCCTGGCA ATGCGCAACTCCAAGAGACAGCTGACAGTTTTGAAGCTAGCGGGGGAATTCCTGGTATTGTGGGAGCAATTGATGGCACCTTAATACAAATTCGAGCTCCTCTCCATGATTCAGAATCATATGTGTGCAGGAAGAAGTTCTATGCCTTGCAGCTGCAG GTTGTTTGTGATGACAATTTGATGTTCCTTGATGCAATGACAGGTTGGCCTGGGTCAGTGCACGACTCGAGGGTTTTAAGAAATTCAAACCTCTTTGCCACGGCAGGTCAGAAATTTGACAGCGACAAGCATCTGCTTGGAGATGGAGGATATCCACTACTTCC TTGGCTGATTGTACCCTTTCGAGATAACGGCCGTCTAACAGCTAATCAAAGGAAGTTTAACAAAGCCCAATCTTCCTTACGTCAAGCTGTTGAACGCGCAATTGGGCTGCTCAAGGGGAGGTGGCGAAAACTTCTGTACTTAGACCACCTTGATGTGAAATTAATGGCCAAATTAATTATGGCAGCATGTGTCCTCCACAACTTTTGCCTGATGTTAGATGACTATGACAACAGTTACTTCTTGCCAGGTGATGGAAAtcatgatgatgaggatgatggcGGTGATGGAGGATTGAGCGCCATTCAGCAGCAAAGAATTGCTGAACGAAAGAGAAATCATTTGATGGATGTTCTCTGCATGTAA
- the LOC137982660 gene encoding putative nuclease HARBI1 isoform X1, with amino-acid sequence MAAERGGVDVMLVLSLIEADDGVVENEMLLEDDDSTLLFTAVIPFMRRSLNRVEGFYTDTLPTYSMDEFKGHFRMTRATCEALVREIVATGNIPIGNRFGRESIDPTKQVMIYLWCMANQEVTRLVADRFNVTFSSVTRILERVTKALLRLRRQFIKWPGNAQLQETADSFEASGGIPGIVGAIDGTLIQIRAPLHDSESYVCRKKFYALQLQVVVCDDNLMFLDAMTGWPGSVHDSRVLRNSNLFATAGQKFDSDKHLLGDGGYPLLPWLIVPFRDNGRLTANQRKFNKAQSSLRQAVERAIGLLKGRWRKLLYLDHLDVKLMAKLIMAACVLHNFCLMLDDYDNSYFLPGDGNHDDEDDGGDGGLSAIQQQRIAERKRNHLMDVLCM; translated from the exons atggcggctgaacGTGGAGGTGTAGATGTGATGCTTGTCTTAAGTTTAATAGAGGCTGATGACGGTGTCGTTGAAAATGAAATGCTGTTAGAAGACGATGATAGTACACTCCTCTTTACTGCCGTTATTCCGTTTATGAGACGGAGTCTGAACAGGGTTGAAGGTTTTTATACAGATACGTTGCCCACATATTCTATGGACGAATTCAAAGGGCATTTTCGAATGACAAGAGCAACGTGTGAAGCTTTAGTGAGAGAAATAGTGGCCACAGGAAACATTCCCATTGGCAACCGTTTTGGCAGAGAGTCCATTGACCCAACGAAGCAGGTGATGATATACCTGTGGTGTATGGCAAATCAAGAAGTAACTCGACTTGTCGCCGACAGGTTTAACGTAACGTTCAGCTCCGTAACAAGGATCTTGGAAAGAGTGACTAAGGCCTTGCTTAGGTTAAGAAGACAGTTTATCAAATGGCCTGGCA ATGCGCAACTCCAAGAGACAGCTGACAGTTTTGAAGCTAGCGGGGGAATTCCTGGTATTGTGGGAGCAATTGATGGCACCTTAATACAAATTCGAGCTCCTCTCCATGATTCAGAATCATATGTGTGCAGGAAGAAGTTCTATGCCTTGCAGCTGCAGGTT GTTGTTTGTGATGACAATTTGATGTTCCTTGATGCAATGACAGGTTGGCCTGGGTCAGTGCACGACTCGAGGGTTTTAAGAAATTCAAACCTCTTTGCCACGGCAGGTCAGAAATTTGACAGCGACAAGCATCTGCTTGGAGATGGAGGATATCCACTACTTCC TTGGCTGATTGTACCCTTTCGAGATAACGGCCGTCTAACAGCTAATCAAAGGAAGTTTAACAAAGCCCAATCTTCCTTACGTCAAGCTGTTGAACGCGCAATTGGGCTGCTCAAGGGGAGGTGGCGAAAACTTCTGTACTTAGACCACCTTGATGTGAAATTAATGGCCAAATTAATTATGGCAGCATGTGTCCTCCACAACTTTTGCCTGATGTTAGATGACTATGACAACAGTTACTTCTTGCCAGGTGATGGAAAtcatgatgatgaggatgatggcGGTGATGGAGGATTGAGCGCCATTCAGCAGCAAAGAATTGCTGAACGAAAGAGAAATCATTTGATGGATGTTCTCTGCATGTAA
- the LOC137982662 gene encoding peptidyl-prolyl cis-trans isomerase NIMA-interacting 4-like, with product MMGGMPHSGGISAATVANGSRGTRNSRWIPKAEIVITLLKMPPKKGKGGGGGGKQDKGKGAKGGGTCDDDGASGGKAKKSGTAVKVRHILCEKHSKVLEAMEKLKGGQKFNEVASAYSEDKARQGGDLGWMTRGSMVGPFQEAAFALSPSTVDKPVYTDPPVRTKFGYHIIMIEGKK from the exons GTTCGCGCGGCACTCGAAATTCAAGATGGATTCCCAAAGCTGAGATTGTGATTACCTTGCTAAAAATGCCGCCCAAGAAAGGAAAAGGAGGTGGAGGAGGAGGAAAACAAGACAAAGGAAAAGGAGCCAAAG GTGGAGGTACTTGTGATGATGATGGTGCCAGTGGAGGAAAAGCCAAGAAAAGTGGAACTGCAGTCAAG GTACGACATATTTTGTGTGAGAAACACTCAAAAGTATTGGAGGCTATGGAAAAGCTGAAGGGTGGCCAGAAATTCAATGAGGTAGCATCTGCATACAGTGAAGACAAGGCAAGGCAAGGG GGTGACCTGGGATGGATGACAAGGGGATCTATG GTTGGACCATTCCAAGAAGCAGCATTTGCTTTGTCTCCAAGCACAGTTGACAAGCCAGTCTATACAGATCCACCAGTTAGGACAAAATTTGGATATCACATCATCATGATTGAGGGGAAGAAATGA
- the LOC137982171 gene encoding GPALPP motifs-containing protein 1-like translates to MEIGPVLPPHLAKKLKESEERETAKDQEKQNQNKVEEKYEAEEKHESDEDESYGPALPPGFQMKELISSRERVIGPMKPQFCENYAAQTTSRVCGNRGSDDEDSDDIIGPSLPCDIDPDFALERVKMDIEARNQAQKDQLSGKKHTKPKRETWMTELPADLSKNFGLGPRKFRSRAVELGDQSVWTDTAADKARKSQENNKSMKREANDDEPIRSPWELERDKQMNSQVENYNKRHRGESLMDMHTKKLEKQKEKDKGKPVERRPFDRDKDLNLPRMSDCQRKSVINKSKELGTRFQHSKSGSSYL, encoded by the exons ATGGAGATTGGTCCAGTTCTGCCACCACATCTTGCGAAAAAGTTGAAGGAATCAGAAGAGCGAGAAACTGCAAAAGATCaagaaaagcaaaaccaaaacaaagtaGAGGAGAAATATGAAGCTGAAGAGAAGCATGAAAGCGATGAAGACGAAAGCTATGGACCAGCTTTGCCTCCTGGATTTCAAATGAAAGAATTAATTTCTTCAAGGGAAAGAGTAATTGGACCCATGAAACCTCAGTTTTGCGAAAACTATGCAGCCCAAACTACGTCAAGGG TGTGTGGAAATAGAGGCAGTGATGATGAGGACAGTGATGATATTATAGGACCTAGTCTACCATGCGACATA GACCCTGATTTTGCTCTTGAAAGAGTCAAAATGGACATAGAAGCTCGTAATCAGGCACAAAAAGATCAGTTGTCAGGCAAA AAACATACAAAACCCAAGAGAGAAACATGGATGACAGAGCTGCCTGCAGATCTAAGTAAAAATTTTG GCCTGGGACCCCGTAAGTTCCGCAGTCGTGCGGTTGAATTGGGAGATCAGTCAGTTTGGACAGACACTGCAGCAGACAAGGCAAGAAAG tcacaagaaaacaacaaatccATGAAAAGAGAGGCTAATGATGATGAACCCATTAGGAGTCCATGGGAGCTGGAAAGAGACAAGCAAATGAATAGCCAAGTTGAAAATTATAAC AAACGTCACAGAGGTGAATCACTTATGGACATGCACACCAAGaagcttgaaaaacaaaag GAAAAAGATAAAGGCAAGCCTGTAGAGAGGAGGCCTTTTGACAGAGACAAGGATTTAAATTTACCAAGAATGAGCGATTGCCAAAGGAAGTCAGTCATTAATAAATCGAAAGAGCTGGGAACAAGGTTTCAACATTCAAAGAGCGGTTCTTCGTATTTGTAA